A part of Desulfobacter sp. genomic DNA contains:
- a CDS encoding DUF2080 family transposase-associated protein, with product MEDRDKKNTELRPRARVKFEVYGEEMIEKEVKASGNSGRIYLPPNWVGHTVKIIKVE from the coding sequence ATGGAAGACAGGGATAAAAAAAATACGGAACTAAGGCCCAGGGCCCGTGTGAAATTTGAGGTGTACGGAGAGGAAATGATTGAAAAGGAAGTCAAGGCATCGGGCAATAGCGGACGGATTTACCTGCCCCCCAACTGGGTGGGGCATACCGTTAAAATCATAAAGGTGGAGTAG
- a CDS encoding rhodanese-like domain-containing protein, which yields MARRSVYLMAACLSLLFNLAWAGQADKVSGALINGFRVLNAEELARGNGFSVFRGDYIKFDLGSGRPVLLSIPALGIEGQLAPDQGRSPYFKMKQTGIFDIYIGDTAGTIRVIEYAGAHYRAVSAKDAQEVIQTFSPLILDVRTPKEFNQARIKNAVLIPVQELQKRWTELSARKDDPILIYCATGNRSTVASKILIDRGFTRIFNLRHGIVDWYRKKYPVIQ from the coding sequence ATGGCACGACGTTCAGTATATCTGATGGCCGCCTGTTTGTCTCTTTTGTTCAATTTAGCCTGGGCCGGACAGGCGGATAAGGTGTCCGGGGCCCTGATCAACGGATTCAGGGTGCTCAATGCGGAGGAACTGGCCAGGGGAAACGGATTTTCGGTTTTCAGGGGGGATTATATCAAATTCGACCTGGGGAGCGGCAGGCCCGTCCTGTTATCCATTCCGGCACTCGGCATTGAAGGGCAATTGGCGCCGGATCAAGGCCGGTCTCCGTATTTTAAGATGAAACAGACCGGCATTTTTGATATTTATATCGGCGATACCGCCGGTACCATCAGGGTCATTGAATATGCCGGAGCCCATTACCGGGCCGTATCGGCCAAAGATGCCCAGGAGGTGATCCAGACCTTTTCCCCCCTCATCCTGGATGTCCGTACGCCCAAGGAGTTTAACCAGGCCAGGATTAAAAATGCAGTGCTGATTCCCGTGCAGGAACTGCAAAAACGGTGGACCGAGCTTTCAGCCCGGAAGGACGATCCCATTCTCATTTACTGTGCCACCGGGAACAGGAGCACGGTGGCGTCCAAAATTCTGATTGACCGCGGATTCACACGGATATTCAACCTCCGGCACGGCATCGTTGACTGGTACAGGAAAAAATATCCCGTTATCCAATGA
- a CDS encoding MBL fold metallo-hydrolase, producing the protein MENGLMQLDPATERLVWNGMSVDFVTTPAGRIRIGSMPDISKLCRRFGIDAGLVVVPPWQGSMAGDNYTGEEFVLWDCQVSEGQGRIYVGRPGDMAVMYGNLDHTFSWFFDPSCTRVEKKGWLSRWFRKTTVENQYTTGDVTIFFDRDCIRILDRGRVVYDGGELDPFNGDGVVEDVLGTVAPDRARRREMEITPVGTGNGFTGTVSSCLVRFGKRVLWIDPGGYPAHTLASRKVHWDDITDLFITHNHEDHVQGISACLSRAAALNRPLHLITAKPVYDVLRQQFLGLFPDFDGLVRFTPVVPGRPLVLGGMELATRWNHHILPYGTLGLKITAGGKTFGFSGDTKLDDTINAVLGREELLPQWFEGCSLVFHEVSFGHPMGVHTHWKEVKKLQGRLDCPVLGYHTAPSDAPPIPLARGGRTYCL; encoded by the coding sequence GGTGTGGAACGGCATGTCAGTGGATTTTGTCACCACCCCGGCCGGGCGGATCCGTATCGGCAGTATGCCGGATATCTCAAAGCTTTGCCGCAGGTTCGGCATTGACGCCGGCCTGGTGGTTGTGCCGCCCTGGCAGGGTTCCATGGCCGGTGACAACTACACCGGCGAAGAATTTGTGCTCTGGGACTGCCAGGTGTCAGAAGGGCAGGGCCGAATTTATGTGGGGCGGCCCGGAGATATGGCTGTCATGTACGGCAATTTGGACCATACTTTTTCCTGGTTTTTCGACCCGTCCTGTACCCGGGTGGAGAAAAAGGGGTGGCTGAGCCGGTGGTTCCGGAAAACGACAGTGGAAAACCAGTATACCACCGGCGATGTGACCATTTTTTTTGACCGGGATTGTATCCGGATCCTTGACCGGGGCCGGGTGGTATACGACGGAGGTGAACTTGACCCGTTTAACGGAGACGGGGTGGTGGAAGATGTTCTGGGAACCGTGGCCCCGGACAGGGCCCGGCGGCGGGAGATGGAGATCACCCCCGTGGGCACGGGCAACGGATTTACAGGAACGGTATCCTCCTGCCTTGTCCGTTTCGGGAAACGGGTCCTCTGGATTGATCCAGGGGGATATCCCGCCCATACCCTCGCCTCCCGAAAGGTACATTGGGACGATATCACCGACCTGTTCATAACCCACAACCATGAAGACCATGTCCAGGGCATATCCGCCTGCCTCTCCAGGGCGGCAGCCCTTAACCGCCCCCTTCATCTGATTACGGCAAAACCGGTTTACGATGTGCTCCGGCAGCAGTTTTTGGGGCTTTTCCCGGATTTCGACGGCCTGGTGCGGTTCACCCCCGTTGTGCCGGGAAGACCACTGGTTCTGGGGGGGATGGAACTGGCCACGCGTTGGAACCACCATATTCTTCCCTATGGTACCCTGGGGCTCAAAATCACTGCCGGCGGGAAAACCTTCGGGTTTTCAGGGGATACCAAATTGGATGACACCATTAATGCCGTGCTGGGCAGGGAGGAGTTGCTTCCCCAATGGTTCGAAGGCTGCAGCCTGGTTTTCCATGAAGTCAGTTTTGGTCATCCAATGGGGGTGCATACCCATTGGAAAGAGGTGAAAAAGCTTCAGGGCCGGCTGGACTGTCCGGTGCTGGGGTACCACACGGCCCCATCCGACGCCCCGCCTATTCCCCTGGCACGGGGGGGCCGAACCTATTGCCTCTGA